The following are encoded together in the Naumannella cuiyingiana genome:
- a CDS encoding substrate-binding domain-containing protein codes for MRRRTRQITRPLVAVITAALVLLAAACGAGDPTRNQGGEGGEGGDRLRIGVTVYDMSSFITAGKEGMDAYAAANNIEVLWNSANLDVSTQASQMDQLIAAGVDAIVVVPVQADSLQPQVAAANAAGIPVIPVNASLNNPDVAGDVQPDDVLAGENEMQMMADALGGRGNIVILQGPLGQSGQINRQTGIENVLAENPDIKVLAQDTANWKRDEAVNKTKNWISAYGDQIDGVVAQNDDMGLGALQALKEAGATDTPIVGIDGIEDGLKAVESGEFIGTMLQNGTVELSAGLAVAAAIARGEQINTKPVYIMPRITKDNVGVAMEHVVTNRQEFLSQIPELTAENLKTGNIAYEGIPGQEPGGQ; via the coding sequence ATGCGACGACGGACCCGACAGATCACCCGTCCACTGGTGGCGGTGATCACCGCCGCGCTGGTGCTGCTGGCCGCGGCCTGTGGCGCCGGTGACCCCACGCGCAACCAAGGGGGTGAGGGCGGCGAGGGCGGCGACCGGCTGCGGATCGGCGTCACCGTCTACGACATGAGCTCGTTCATCACCGCCGGCAAGGAGGGCATGGACGCCTATGCCGCGGCGAACAACATCGAGGTGTTGTGGAACTCGGCGAATCTCGACGTGAGCACCCAGGCCAGCCAGATGGACCAGTTGATCGCCGCGGGCGTCGACGCGATCGTCGTGGTCCCGGTCCAGGCCGACTCGCTGCAGCCGCAGGTCGCCGCGGCCAATGCGGCCGGAATCCCGGTGATCCCGGTCAACGCCTCGCTGAACAATCCCGATGTCGCAGGCGACGTCCAACCCGACGACGTGCTCGCGGGGGAGAACGAGATGCAGATGATGGCCGACGCGCTCGGCGGGCGCGGCAACATCGTGATCCTGCAGGGCCCGCTCGGGCAGTCGGGCCAGATCAACCGGCAGACCGGTATCGAGAACGTGCTGGCCGAGAATCCCGACATCAAGGTCCTCGCGCAGGACACCGCCAACTGGAAGCGCGACGAGGCGGTGAACAAGACCAAGAACTGGATCTCGGCCTATGGCGACCAGATCGACGGAGTCGTCGCCCAGAACGACGACATGGGACTCGGCGCGCTGCAGGCCCTGAAGGAGGCCGGTGCGACCGATACGCCGATCGTCGGCATCGACGGCATCGAGGACGGGCTGAAGGCGGTGGAGTCCGGTGAGTTCATCGGCACGATGCTGCAGAACGGCACGGTCGAGCTGTCCGCGGGTCTCGCGGTCGCCGCGGCGATCGCCCGCGGGGAGCAGATCAACACCAAGCCGGTCTACATCATGCCGCGGATCACGAAGGACAATGTCGGCGTGGCGATGGAACACGTGGTCACCAACCGACAGGAGTTCCTGTCCCAGATCCCCGAGCTGACCGCGGAGAACCTGAAGACCGGCAACATCGCCTACGAGGGCATCCCCGGCCAGGAACCGGGCGGGCAGTGA
- a CDS encoding immune inhibitor A domain-containing protein — MFRASSPGPRLFARRPIRWLVAVAALAGLLAGTAPAHALPGGPRIAIEPASEIAPGVAPIDPQQVADLDQLTWDDYVATPGADWSDPGREPTVKKWRAAIVLLDYPDEPFQVTQPKGSTPWGNPDLVSDLPREDVPQFFADFLNKPSELNRGHTLNEYWMETSAGRYGVELVPFGPYRLPKKSYQYHFAGFSAGGPPETQCPKALKCNGDFRRDALAEWRADTGMDDPIGEFDNVFYVGAGMDESATWLEFGQKRYASPADIPDELGPPPEWREAVAAETGKEAPRWADTRYVDWTSWKSAASMWPNASGTTSIEAESSGAAVYAHELSHNLSIGDNYGNPYAADPRRDASGVWDMLSRGSFNGPGGQHERWHVPSDRGAVMGAQLMLRDKMTLKMVDKDAVVRTNRSELTAKGIVRTRVQARAVQGPDDAAGMVIGLDGGDRSTCVSQGAGGPRNEWRCDGGGYDAYTLEVVDRMGSDSFTADSGVLLAKTKDDRWANPGKWVIDANPDDIGLTDYVDASGTPVPMTRGDHRQLNDGLFKAGAGSGSAAEYTDRRNGLRFYVLGTSRDERGVLSYDLAVRSLEGAGPQRRGVTASAAAAEPLNTEVVRCTFTLTNTGRAARDADFADDVYRVSGDVADGSNWRAVVPNEFVAAAPGETVTVQGYAVREPGASAAAVITFSAASEGRPGARATSDCAAG; from the coding sequence ATGTTCCGAGCATCGTCACCCGGTCCGCGGCTGTTCGCCCGTCGTCCGATCCGCTGGCTGGTCGCGGTCGCCGCGCTCGCCGGCCTGCTGGCCGGCACCGCCCCGGCGCACGCCCTGCCCGGGGGTCCGCGGATCGCCATCGAGCCGGCGTCGGAGATCGCGCCGGGCGTGGCGCCGATCGATCCGCAGCAGGTCGCCGATCTCGACCAGCTCACCTGGGACGACTACGTCGCCACGCCGGGCGCCGACTGGTCCGACCCGGGCCGGGAGCCGACCGTGAAGAAGTGGCGCGCGGCGATCGTGCTGCTCGACTACCCCGACGAGCCGTTCCAGGTCACCCAGCCGAAGGGCTCGACACCGTGGGGCAACCCGGACCTGGTCAGCGACCTGCCCCGCGAGGACGTGCCGCAGTTCTTTGCCGACTTCCTGAACAAGCCCTCGGAGCTGAATCGTGGCCACACCCTGAACGAGTACTGGATGGAGACCTCCGCCGGCCGCTACGGCGTCGAACTCGTGCCGTTCGGCCCGTACCGGCTGCCGAAGAAGTCCTACCAGTACCACTTCGCCGGGTTCAGCGCCGGTGGTCCGCCGGAGACCCAGTGCCCGAAGGCGCTGAAGTGCAACGGCGACTTCCGCCGCGATGCGCTGGCCGAGTGGAGAGCCGACACCGGGATGGACGATCCCATCGGCGAGTTCGACAACGTGTTCTATGTCGGCGCCGGGATGGACGAATCGGCGACCTGGCTGGAATTCGGCCAGAAGCGGTACGCCTCGCCCGCCGACATCCCGGACGAGCTCGGCCCGCCGCCGGAGTGGCGCGAGGCCGTGGCGGCCGAGACCGGCAAGGAGGCCCCGAGATGGGCCGACACCCGCTATGTCGACTGGACCTCGTGGAAGTCCGCGGCGTCGATGTGGCCCAACGCCAGCGGCACCACCTCCATCGAGGCCGAGTCCTCCGGCGCCGCGGTCTATGCCCACGAGCTCAGTCACAACCTGTCGATCGGCGACAACTACGGCAACCCCTATGCCGCCGACCCGAGACGCGACGCGTCCGGCGTGTGGGACATGTTGAGTCGCGGCTCGTTCAACGGGCCGGGCGGGCAGCACGAACGCTGGCACGTGCCGTCGGACCGCGGCGCGGTGATGGGCGCGCAGCTCATGCTGCGGGACAAGATGACCCTGAAGATGGTGGACAAGGACGCGGTGGTCCGGACCAACCGCTCGGAGCTGACCGCGAAGGGCATCGTGCGTACTCGGGTGCAGGCGCGCGCCGTCCAGGGCCCCGACGATGCGGCCGGAATGGTCATCGGCCTCGACGGCGGGGACCGTTCCACCTGCGTCTCGCAGGGGGCGGGCGGGCCGCGCAACGAGTGGCGCTGCGACGGCGGCGGCTATGACGCCTACACCCTGGAGGTCGTCGACCGGATGGGCAGCGACTCCTTCACCGCCGACTCGGGCGTGCTGCTGGCCAAGACCAAGGACGACCGTTGGGCGAATCCCGGCAAGTGGGTGATCGACGCGAACCCCGACGACATCGGACTGACCGACTACGTCGACGCGAGCGGTACGCCGGTGCCGATGACTCGCGGTGATCATCGCCAGCTCAACGACGGGCTGTTCAAGGCCGGTGCCGGGTCCGGATCGGCCGCCGAGTACACCGACCGCCGCAACGGCCTGCGGTTCTACGTCCTGGGCACGAGCCGCGACGAGCGGGGCGTGCTGAGCTATGACCTCGCCGTGCGCTCGCTGGAGGGGGCCGGGCCCCAGCGCCGCGGGGTCACGGCCAGCGCGGCAGCGGCCGAACCGCTGAACACCGAGGTGGTCCGCTGCACGTTCACGCTGACGAACACCGGGCGCGCGGCCCGCGATGCCGACTTCGCCGACGATGTCTACCGCGTATCGGGGGATGTCGCCGACGGCAGCAATTGGCGCGCGGTGGTGCCGAACGAGTTCGTCGCCGCCGCGCCGGGGGAGACCGTCACCGTGCAGGGGTACGCCGTCCGCGAGCCCGGCGCCTCGGCGGCCGCGGTGATCACCTTCTCCGCCGCCTCGGAGGGCCGGCCCGGTGCGCGGGCGACCTCGGACTGCGCCGCCGGCTGA
- a CDS encoding GolD/DthD family dehydrogenase encodes MSAGSGLITEIAAPADDIRVDLTGRSAVVTGGASGIGAAIAQRFADSGADLVIMDVDERAAESAAGAIGESGGRASAVACDVTSTESVTRAVSIAEERLSGIDILVNSAGIARLAPAESLPEEDWDTTIAVNLSGSYRMCRAVGTGMLDRGRGVIINLASQAARVAIAEHVAYSASKFGVIGLTRVLALEWAGRGVRVNAISPTVVLTPLGIAAWDNPKGVAHQAQIPVGRFAVPAEIAAAAAFLASDAAAMINGADLVIDGGFTIW; translated from the coding sequence GTGAGCGCCGGTTCCGGGCTGATCACCGAGATCGCCGCTCCGGCCGACGACATCCGCGTCGACCTCACCGGTCGCAGCGCGGTCGTCACGGGCGGGGCCTCGGGGATCGGCGCGGCGATCGCGCAGCGGTTCGCCGACTCGGGTGCCGATCTGGTGATCATGGACGTCGACGAGCGGGCCGCCGAGTCCGCCGCGGGCGCGATCGGGGAGTCCGGCGGTCGCGCGAGCGCGGTGGCCTGCGATGTGACATCGACCGAATCGGTCACCCGAGCGGTGAGCATCGCCGAGGAGCGCCTGTCGGGGATCGACATCCTGGTGAACTCCGCGGGCATCGCCCGGCTGGCACCGGCCGAATCCTTGCCGGAGGAGGACTGGGACACCACGATTGCGGTGAACCTCAGCGGGAGCTACCGGATGTGCCGGGCCGTCGGCACCGGCATGCTGGACCGCGGCCGGGGCGTGATCATCAACCTCGCGTCCCAGGCGGCGCGGGTGGCGATCGCCGAGCACGTCGCCTACTCGGCCTCGAAGTTCGGAGTGATCGGCCTCACCCGCGTCCTCGCCCTGGAGTGGGCCGGTCGCGGGGTCCGGGTGAACGCGATCTCGCCGACCGTGGTGCTGACACCGCTCGGGATCGCCGCCTGGGACAACCCCAAGGGGGTCGCCCACCAGGCGCAGATCCCGGTCGGCCGGTTCGCCGTGCCCGCCGAGATCGCCGCCGCCGCGGCGTTCCTGGCCAGCGACGCGGCCGCGATGATCAACGGTGCCGATCTGGTGATCGACGGGGGATTCACGATCTGGTGA
- a CDS encoding ABC transporter permease, producing MSDSTSQVAGPDQVPDSTELGGEARRFSRQWWIGLLLRNAMLIVVLLVICYFSYRSARFSSLDNVQTILIAAAPFALIALGQTLVILTGGIDLSVGSVIAVSAMAGAAVAKANPGQVLLTVLTAVLVGLLAGAINGFFVAVVNVPPFIATLGMLTAGSGVAYAIGGGAPINGLPPEFGAIANTTIFGLQIPVLVMIAGILVLAFVMRRTSYGMRVYAVGGNRNAAEIAGVNVRGILFSVYVISGVLAGLSGVMLASRVISGPPNLGQGYELDAIAAVVIGGASLMGGRGSIWGTALGLILIQTLNNGLDILLVPAYWQDVIKGVLIVFAVAVDVWTAKRRT from the coding sequence ATGAGCGATTCGACCAGCCAGGTCGCCGGTCCCGACCAGGTGCCCGACAGCACCGAGCTGGGCGGGGAGGCGCGACGCTTCTCCCGGCAGTGGTGGATCGGGCTGCTGCTGCGCAACGCGATGTTGATCGTGGTGTTGCTGGTGATCTGCTACTTCAGCTACCGCAGCGCGCGATTCTCCAGCCTCGACAACGTGCAGACGATCCTGATCGCCGCCGCGCCGTTCGCGCTGATCGCGCTGGGCCAGACCCTGGTCATCCTGACCGGCGGCATCGATCTGTCCGTCGGCAGCGTGATCGCGGTGTCGGCGATGGCCGGCGCCGCCGTTGCCAAGGCGAATCCGGGACAGGTCTTGTTGACCGTGCTGACGGCTGTCCTGGTCGGGCTGCTCGCGGGTGCGATCAACGGCTTCTTCGTCGCGGTGGTGAACGTGCCACCGTTCATCGCCACCCTCGGCATGTTGACCGCCGGTTCGGGGGTCGCGTACGCGATCGGTGGCGGCGCCCCGATCAACGGCCTGCCGCCGGAGTTCGGCGCGATCGCGAACACGACGATCTTCGGGCTGCAGATCCCGGTCCTGGTGATGATCGCCGGGATTCTCGTGCTGGCGTTCGTGATGCGACGGACGTCGTACGGGATGCGCGTCTACGCCGTGGGCGGGAACCGCAATGCGGCCGAGATCGCCGGCGTGAATGTCCGCGGAATCCTGTTCAGCGTCTACGTGATCTCCGGCGTGCTCGCCGGCCTGTCCGGGGTGATGCTCGCCTCCCGGGTGATCTCGGGCCCGCCCAATCTGGGCCAGGGCTATGAGCTCGATGCCATTGCCGCGGTCGTGATCGGCGGTGCCAGCCTGATGGGTGGCCGCGGATCGATCTGGGGCACCGCGCTCGGCCTGATCCTGATCCAGACCCTGAACAACGGCCTCGACATCTTGCTGGTCCCGGCGTACTGGCAGGACGTGATCAAGGGAGTCCTGATCGTCTTCGCGGTTGCCGTCGATGTCTGGACGGCCAAACGCCGGACCTGA
- a CDS encoding sugar-binding transcriptional regulator encodes MSMGDAARPTVAIDEQLLMAEVARRYFWEGRTRVQIATEFGLSRFKVARLIEAALRTGIVRIEIAMPQAVDAELSVKLRERYGLDRALVTTTAGTSPEVIRDALGAAAARLLGDLVGEGDVLGVTSGRTIDATVRHLTSLAGCEIVQLTGMSGNLDENSVEVLRRVAAVSGGAAHSMYAPLTVSTPEAAAALRADPRVRQAYARFGDVTIALVAVGCWSPADSRFHDEVSDAHRSELLARGVIADVGGALIDAAGRPVTDFDDRVLGLTVDQLAAIDQVIVVGGGERKAPAILATLRAGIVNTLITDGGVARYLLAD; translated from the coding sequence ATGAGCATGGGGGATGCGGCCCGGCCGACGGTCGCGATCGACGAGCAATTGCTGATGGCAGAGGTGGCGCGCCGCTACTTCTGGGAGGGCCGCACCCGCGTCCAGATCGCGACCGAGTTCGGGCTGTCCCGGTTCAAGGTGGCACGCCTGATCGAGGCGGCACTGCGTACCGGGATCGTGCGGATCGAGATCGCCATGCCGCAGGCGGTGGATGCCGAGCTCTCGGTGAAGCTGCGGGAGCGCTACGGGCTCGACCGGGCCCTCGTCACCACGACCGCGGGCACCTCACCGGAAGTCATCCGCGACGCGCTCGGCGCGGCCGCGGCGCGGCTGCTCGGTGACCTTGTCGGTGAGGGCGACGTGCTGGGCGTGACCTCGGGCCGGACGATCGACGCCACCGTGCGCCACCTGACCAGCCTCGCCGGGTGCGAGATCGTCCAACTGACCGGCATGAGCGGGAATCTGGACGAGAATTCCGTCGAGGTGCTGCGCCGGGTGGCGGCCGTCTCGGGCGGGGCCGCGCACAGCATGTACGCCCCGCTGACGGTGTCGACACCGGAGGCGGCGGCGGCCCTGCGCGCGGATCCCCGGGTGCGGCAGGCATATGCCAGGTTCGGCGACGTGACCATCGCCCTCGTCGCCGTCGGCTGCTGGAGCCCGGCGGACTCCCGGTTCCACGACGAGGTGAGCGACGCCCACCGCTCCGAACTGCTCGCCCGCGGAGTGATCGCCGATGTCGGCGGCGCGCTGATCGACGCCGCCGGACGACCGGTGACGGACTTCGACGACCGGGTGCTCGGTCTGACCGTCGATCAGCTCGCCGCGATCGACCAGGTGATCGTCGTCGGCGGCGGCGAGCGCAAGGCGCCCGCCATCCTTGCCACGCTGCGCGCGGGGATCGTGAACACCTTGATCACCGACGGCGGTGTCGCACGCTATCTGCTCGCCGACTGA
- a CDS encoding ATP-dependent DNA ligase, translating to MDLPLSPPLAPMLAAPATTIPPGMAYEPKWDGFRALVFRDHDEVRLISRSGRDLTPYFPDVVEAVRADAPQRCVLDGELVVIDGDALRFTRLLERSGAAPHRVAQLVRLRPASMIVFDVLAVDDLAMLRLPYRERRRVAEALFADLSGPLFLSPMTTDPDTAREWFARFEGNGLDGVIAKSPDGPYLPGVRAMTKIKHRRDADTVIGGFRLHKNSAPGRPLLGVLHLGLHDERGRLAWVGACSGFSRDARERLLEVLLPLALTPGTPAHAEHPWAPPTLPGDARRPQPGPRSGGPDEATYLLAPELVCEVSYDHLEDDLRFRSSPAFVRFRPDRLPAECTFAQLEARPSTDLRSVLGAGPVTRS from the coding sequence GTGGACCTGCCGCTGTCTCCCCCGCTGGCGCCGATGCTCGCGGCGCCGGCGACGACGATTCCGCCCGGAATGGCCTATGAGCCCAAGTGGGACGGATTTCGCGCGCTGGTCTTTCGTGATCACGACGAGGTACGCCTGATCAGCCGCTCGGGCCGCGACCTGACGCCCTACTTCCCCGATGTCGTCGAGGCCGTGCGCGCCGATGCGCCGCAGCGTTGCGTGCTCGACGGCGAACTCGTGGTGATCGACGGCGATGCCCTGCGCTTCACCCGACTGCTGGAGCGGTCGGGGGCGGCACCGCACCGGGTCGCCCAACTGGTACGCCTGCGCCCGGCATCCATGATCGTCTTCGACGTGCTTGCCGTGGACGATCTTGCGATGCTGCGGCTGCCCTATCGGGAGCGGCGCCGCGTCGCGGAGGCGCTGTTCGCCGACCTCTCCGGGCCGCTGTTCCTGAGCCCGATGACGACCGACCCCGACACCGCGCGCGAGTGGTTCGCGCGCTTCGAGGGCAATGGTCTGGACGGCGTGATCGCCAAGTCACCGGACGGCCCCTACCTGCCGGGCGTGCGCGCGATGACGAAGATCAAACATCGCCGCGACGCCGACACCGTGATCGGGGGGTTCCGCCTGCACAAGAACTCCGCGCCCGGCCGACCGCTGCTCGGCGTGCTGCACCTCGGCCTGCACGACGAGCGGGGGCGGCTGGCCTGGGTCGGTGCCTGCTCCGGTTTCTCCCGCGATGCCCGCGAGCGGCTGCTCGAGGTGTTGCTGCCGCTCGCGCTGACGCCGGGTACGCCGGCCCACGCCGAGCATCCCTGGGCCCCCCCGACGCTGCCCGGGGATGCTCGGCGCCCGCAACCCGGTCCGCGCAGCGGCGGCCCGGACGAGGCCACCTATCTGCTCGCGCCCGAACTCGTCTGCGAGGTCTCCTACGACCACCTCGAGGACGACCTGCGCTTTCGCAGCAGCCCGGCCTTCGTCCGGTTCCGCCCCGACCGGCTGCCCGCCGAGTGCACGTTCGCCCAGTTGGAGGCGCGTCCGAGCACCGACCTGCGCTCGGTGCTCGGCGCCGGACCGGTCACCAGATCGTGA
- a CDS encoding sugar ABC transporter ATP-binding protein, which translates to MRRGGDVAPVLSVRDVTKGFGGVPVLTGVGLDLEPGTVTALAGENGAGKSTLLKIASGQYRADGGSVSVDGHELHGSVADAHRAGVAIVPQELASIPEQSVYENLFVGRELHRFGLLDRRSMIKAARSALADFGVEIDVTAPMRRLPVGIQQIIEIVKATHTGARVLLLDEPTSAISEREVEQLYRVVRRLRSQGVAMIYTTHKMEEIRALADRVVVLRDGSLIMDQPIAAVSDEDIVTAMIGRELGTLFPDITPAGEDVVLEIDGLHVTGAGGPVSLQVRRGEIVGLAGLVGAGRTELLEAIFGVRRSDAGVIRVHGKTLARGAPRSAIRRGLAMVPEDRKASGAVLGMSVLDNGSLPHLARFTRGGVLRPRARTQAVQQAMTSVRLRSRGLGQEVGTLSGGNQQKVVFARWLTGEIDVLLLDEPTRGVDVGARSEIYRIITDLAAGGVAVIMASSDMPEILGLAHRALVLADGQVAGELDRAALGADDAQARIFTLATGDQEAPPAATGAATDDEHGSEDVR; encoded by the coding sequence ATGAGGCGGGGAGGCGACGTGGCGCCGGTGCTGTCGGTCCGGGACGTGACCAAGGGGTTCGGCGGCGTGCCGGTCCTGACCGGCGTCGGCCTCGACCTCGAGCCCGGCACCGTCACGGCACTCGCCGGTGAGAACGGGGCGGGCAAGTCGACCCTGCTGAAGATCGCCTCCGGTCAGTACCGGGCAGACGGCGGGAGCGTCAGCGTCGACGGGCACGAACTGCACGGCAGCGTCGCCGACGCCCACCGGGCCGGGGTCGCGATCGTCCCGCAGGAGCTTGCCTCGATCCCCGAGCAGTCGGTCTATGAGAATCTCTTCGTCGGCCGTGAGCTGCACCGGTTCGGCCTGCTGGACCGGCGGTCGATGATCAAGGCCGCCCGCTCCGCGCTCGCCGACTTCGGCGTCGAGATCGACGTCACGGCGCCGATGCGCCGGCTGCCGGTCGGCATCCAGCAGATCATCGAGATCGTCAAGGCCACCCACACCGGGGCCCGGGTCCTGCTGCTGGACGAGCCGACGTCGGCGATCTCCGAGCGAGAGGTCGAGCAGCTCTACCGCGTGGTCCGGCGGCTGCGCTCCCAGGGCGTGGCAATGATCTACACCACCCACAAGATGGAGGAGATCCGGGCGCTGGCCGACCGGGTCGTGGTACTGCGCGACGGCAGTCTGATCATGGACCAGCCGATCGCGGCCGTCAGTGACGAGGACATCGTGACCGCCATGATCGGTCGCGAACTCGGCACCCTGTTCCCCGACATCACACCCGCCGGCGAGGATGTCGTGCTCGAGATCGACGGCCTGCACGTCACCGGCGCCGGCGGGCCGGTGAGCCTTCAGGTGCGACGCGGCGAGATCGTCGGCCTGGCCGGGCTGGTCGGCGCCGGTCGCACCGAGCTGCTGGAGGCGATCTTCGGGGTACGCCGAAGCGATGCGGGCGTGATCCGGGTGCACGGGAAGACCCTCGCTCGGGGCGCGCCGCGGTCGGCGATCCGGCGCGGCCTGGCGATGGTCCCCGAGGACCGCAAGGCCTCGGGTGCCGTCCTCGGCATGTCGGTGCTGGACAACGGCAGCCTGCCCCACCTCGCCCGATTCACGCGCGGCGGCGTGCTGCGGCCGCGGGCGCGGACCCAGGCCGTCCAACAGGCCATGACCTCGGTCCGGCTCCGTTCGCGGGGCCTCGGCCAGGAGGTCGGCACGTTGTCCGGGGGAAATCAGCAGAAGGTCGTGTTCGCGCGCTGGCTGACCGGAGAGATCGATGTCTTGCTGCTCGACGAGCCGACCCGCGGTGTCGACGTCGGCGCGCGGTCGGAGATCTACCGCATCATCACCGACCTCGCCGCCGGTGGGGTCGCAGTGATCATGGCGTCGTCCGACATGCCCGAGATCCTGGGGCTCGCCCACCGGGCGCTGGTCCTCGCCGACGGGCAGGTCGCCGGCGAGCTGGATCGGGCGGCGCTCGGTGCCGACGACGCCCAGGCCCGGATCTTCACCCTCGCCACGGGTGATCAGGAAGCTCCGCCCGCCGCGACCGGGGCGGCGACCGACGACGAGCACGGGAGTGAGGACGTTCGATGA
- a CDS encoding PPK2 family polyphosphate kinase: MTTPISDLLRLPAGPVDLSALDPRATHGFPGKDKSDQPKLMAELAPVLDDRQERLFAAGRADPESAPRVLMILQGMDTSGKGGVIRHAVGLMDPQGVRITGFKAPTEEERSHDFLWRIERALPSPGQVGIFDRSQYEDVLVVRVEQLVDEAEWRSRYDRINEFEARLAEQGTLIIKCFLNVSYAKQGERLMERLDNPDKYWKYNPGDLVARSRWADYQAAYADALANCNTEVAPWYVIPADRKWYRNWAAAQLLAEQLERLNLGWPPADFDVAEQKRLLAATM; encoded by the coding sequence ATGACGACTCCGATCTCCGACCTCCTGCGGTTGCCGGCCGGGCCGGTCGACCTGTCCGCGCTCGACCCCCGCGCCACCCACGGGTTCCCCGGCAAGGACAAGTCGGACCAGCCGAAGCTGATGGCCGAGCTGGCGCCCGTGCTGGACGATCGCCAGGAGCGCCTCTTCGCCGCCGGCCGGGCCGATCCGGAGAGCGCGCCGCGGGTGTTGATGATCCTGCAGGGCATGGACACCTCCGGTAAGGGCGGCGTGATCCGGCACGCGGTCGGGCTGATGGACCCCCAGGGCGTCCGGATCACCGGCTTCAAGGCGCCCACCGAGGAGGAGCGGTCCCACGACTTCTTGTGGCGGATCGAGCGTGCGCTCCCGTCGCCCGGCCAGGTCGGGATCTTCGACCGCTCCCAGTACGAGGACGTGCTGGTGGTCCGGGTCGAGCAGCTCGTGGACGAGGCCGAATGGCGCTCGCGCTATGACCGGATCAACGAGTTCGAGGCCCGGTTGGCCGAGCAGGGCACCTTGATCATCAAGTGCTTCCTGAACGTGTCCTATGCCAAGCAGGGTGAGCGCCTGATGGAGCGGCTGGACAACCCGGACAAGTACTGGAAGTACAACCCGGGCGACCTGGTCGCCCGCTCCCGCTGGGCGGACTACCAGGCGGCCTATGCCGACGCGTTGGCCAACTGCAACACCGAGGTCGCGCCCTGGTACGTCATCCCGGCCGATCGCAAGTGGTACCGCAACTGGGCGGCCGCCCAGTTGCTCGCCGAGCAGTTGGAGCGGCTGAACCTCGGCTGGCCGCCCGCCGATTTCGACGTGGCCGAGCAGAAGAGGCTGCTCG